The Armatimonadia bacterium genome has a segment encoding these proteins:
- the smc gene encoding chromosome segregation protein SMC, whose protein sequence is MYLKKLEMRGFKTFADRTELDFGPGVTAIVGPNGVGKSNISDAIQWVLGEQSNRALRTEASHDVIFAGSEQRRPLGMAEVALTIDNTDSALSVDYSDVIVSRRLFRSGESEYLLNRSNARLRDIRDLFLDTGVGPGAYSVVGQGEIDAILSIRSEDRRELLEEVAGVRKYRIRRDETNRKLDATEANMTRVADIVAELTSQREPLEKEAETARKYNEYADRLRELELHLLAGDYQRRRQRVGRLANELEITKADLQGTRNQLSKVDSEYERVQFEMARLADEVDHLRDAATAAERELDQTRQAQALAQERVRAAAARQEDLQVALEGRKRRSVELSEQVENVAVEYAQVVEAHGKAQQERARLDAELKEKQAAFQEKMQTVRELERTQATILEKARALENEALALSSLEQDLAERSERLSRQAEAMAQRQVELGERVAAAQARREELSQAYAARQEDLQALRQDLAQSSRDLTEHRQKCNVFSGAVTAAETRQELLEELERSHEGFSDGAKAAITAAEEGELTGVLGVVADVVNVPAKFERAIEAAFGESLQWVLTQSEEQAAAGALHLRGREVGKVSFVPLTGFTGMPAETPSVQVPGSFGPALKLVRYQRDHEPLLAHLIGSTLVVRDLETALSARQRMGVRVRMVTLAGEVVDANGVITAGGEQGAGSQAFARRRELESVTRELDIMRAALEDMWKCEEDLDLHCTRCSEDIRVAEAELSRLRSERAATDSDANHLADQLRAAQKASAELTTEADGIDERLAEAGQRRQTAQENSEKLSAEAKTVGEQIEQVRRQGVGQAEVDALRAQQVNAQVRAAELAEKERSVQHLRQRFTSELQRVTQEIAQAEAELKAAYEAQEELQSELDSPGVDLHELEQTAGAARAHVNERAAALSDLREKSAELETMRGRLNQVAQEQTDRLHRSELGLAREDTQLEAIAERLKDTYDVTPEEAFAERDEEFNEQEIRREANELRENIRKLGPVSLSAIDECDRLRAREEFLSAQLADLEAAKADLLQVIKEIDDAATEEFLLAFERMQTEFQGMFERLFGGGTTELKLTNPESPLDSGVDVIVQVPGKRQQNLLLLSGGERSLTASALLFAMLRVRPSPFVVLDEIDAALDEANVERFVNVLADFAEQSQFIIVTHNPATIKCADTLFGITMQDAGVSRLIRLELREWEDFLAEAEDRVAAVHNPHAGSRVLPTTT, encoded by the coding sequence GTGTATCTGAAGAAGCTTGAGATGCGCGGGTTCAAAACCTTCGCAGACCGAACCGAGCTGGACTTCGGGCCGGGCGTCACTGCCATCGTCGGTCCGAACGGCGTCGGCAAGAGTAACATCTCCGACGCCATCCAGTGGGTCCTGGGCGAGCAGAGCAACCGTGCCCTGCGCACCGAGGCCTCACACGATGTCATCTTCGCCGGCTCCGAGCAGAGACGTCCCCTCGGGATGGCCGAGGTGGCGCTGACGATCGACAACACCGACAGCGCCCTGAGTGTCGATTACAGCGATGTCATCGTGTCCCGCAGGCTCTTCCGCTCGGGCGAGAGCGAGTACTTGCTGAACCGCAGCAATGCGCGCCTGCGCGACATCCGCGACCTGTTCCTCGATACGGGTGTCGGTCCCGGCGCCTACTCGGTTGTCGGCCAGGGCGAGATCGACGCAATCCTCAGCATCCGCTCCGAGGACCGGCGCGAGCTGCTCGAAGAGGTTGCCGGGGTGCGCAAGTACCGCATCCGGCGCGATGAGACGAACCGCAAGCTCGATGCCACTGAAGCCAACATGACCCGCGTGGCCGACATCGTGGCCGAGTTGACCTCCCAGCGCGAGCCCCTGGAGAAAGAGGCCGAGACGGCCCGGAAGTACAACGAGTACGCCGACCGGCTGCGCGAGCTGGAGCTACACCTGCTGGCCGGGGATTACCAGCGGCGTCGCCAGCGGGTCGGACGCCTCGCCAACGAGTTGGAGATCACCAAGGCCGACTTGCAGGGCACCCGCAACCAGCTCTCCAAGGTGGACAGCGAGTACGAGCGCGTGCAGTTCGAGATGGCGCGACTGGCGGACGAGGTGGACCACCTGCGGGATGCTGCCACGGCCGCCGAGCGCGAGTTGGATCAGACGCGACAGGCCCAGGCTCTCGCCCAGGAGCGAGTACGAGCCGCTGCGGCTCGTCAGGAGGACCTTCAGGTTGCCCTCGAAGGCCGGAAGCGTCGCTCCGTCGAGCTGTCTGAGCAGGTGGAGAACGTTGCGGTCGAGTATGCTCAGGTCGTCGAGGCCCACGGCAAGGCCCAACAGGAGCGCGCCCGGCTCGACGCCGAACTCAAAGAGAAGCAGGCCGCCTTCCAGGAGAAGATGCAGACGGTCCGCGAGCTTGAGCGGACACAGGCAACCATCCTGGAGAAGGCCCGGGCTCTCGAGAACGAGGCCCTGGCCCTGAGTAGCCTGGAGCAGGACCTTGCGGAGCGCTCGGAGCGCCTGTCTCGTCAGGCGGAGGCGATGGCTCAGCGGCAGGTGGAACTGGGTGAACGGGTGGCTGCTGCCCAGGCTCGCAGGGAGGAGCTCAGCCAGGCCTATGCAGCCCGGCAGGAAGACCTCCAGGCCCTGCGCCAGGATCTGGCCCAGAGCAGTCGTGACCTGACCGAGCATCGCCAGAAGTGCAATGTGTTTTCCGGTGCCGTGACCGCCGCCGAGACCCGGCAGGAGTTGCTGGAAGAGTTGGAGCGCTCCCATGAGGGCTTCAGCGACGGTGCCAAGGCCGCCATCACCGCTGCGGAGGAGGGCGAACTCACCGGCGTCCTGGGGGTCGTCGCCGACGTGGTCAACGTCCCCGCCAAGTTTGAGCGCGCGATCGAGGCCGCCTTCGGTGAGTCCCTGCAGTGGGTGCTCACGCAGAGCGAGGAGCAGGCGGCCGCTGGCGCGCTGCACCTTCGGGGACGAGAAGTCGGCAAGGTCTCCTTCGTCCCGCTGACAGGGTTCACCGGGATGCCTGCGGAGACCCCCTCGGTACAGGTTCCCGGCAGTTTCGGCCCGGCGCTGAAGCTGGTGCGCTATCAGCGCGACCATGAGCCGCTGCTGGCTCACCTGATAGGGTCAACGCTCGTAGTGCGCGATCTGGAGACCGCTCTCAGCGCCCGACAGCGCATGGGCGTCCGAGTGCGCATGGTGACCCTCGCTGGCGAGGTCGTCGACGCAAACGGCGTCATCACCGCCGGTGGTGAGCAGGGCGCAGGTAGCCAGGCCTTCGCACGCCGTCGCGAGTTGGAGAGCGTTACCCGCGAACTGGATATCATGCGGGCGGCCCTCGAAGACATGTGGAAGTGCGAGGAAGACCTCGATCTGCACTGCACACGCTGCAGCGAGGACATCCGCGTGGCCGAGGCCGAGTTGTCTCGACTGCGCTCCGAGCGAGCGGCCACCGACTCCGACGCGAACCATTTGGCCGATCAGCTTCGGGCCGCCCAGAAGGCCAGCGCCGAACTGACCACCGAAGCTGACGGGATCGACGAGCGACTGGCCGAGGCAGGACAGCGCCGTCAGACCGCACAGGAGAACAGTGAGAAGCTCAGCGCCGAGGCGAAGACTGTCGGCGAGCAGATTGAGCAAGTGCGGCGCCAGGGAGTCGGGCAGGCCGAAGTCGATGCCCTGCGAGCGCAGCAGGTCAATGCCCAGGTTCGTGCGGCGGAGCTCGCGGAGAAAGAGCGGTCGGTGCAGCACCTGCGGCAGCGCTTCACCTCCGAGCTGCAGCGCGTGACCCAGGAGATCGCCCAGGCCGAGGCCGAACTCAAGGCGGCCTACGAGGCCCAGGAGGAGCTCCAGAGCGAACTCGACAGCCCCGGCGTCGACCTGCACGAACTCGAGCAGACGGCGGGTGCTGCAAGGGCTCACGTGAACGAGCGAGCCGCCGCTCTATCCGACCTGCGCGAGAAGTCGGCGGAGCTGGAGACCATGCGCGGTCGCCTCAACCAGGTGGCCCAGGAGCAGACCGACCGCCTCCATCGCTCGGAACTGGGACTGGCCCGCGAGGACACGCAACTGGAGGCCATCGCCGAGCGTCTCAAGGACACCTATGATGTGACGCCCGAAGAGGCCTTCGCCGAGCGTGACGAGGAGTTCAACGAGCAGGAGATTCGCCGCGAGGCCAACGAGCTGCGCGAGAACATCCGCAAGCTTGGTCCGGTGAGCCTCAGCGCCATTGATGAGTGCGACCGCCTGCGTGCCCGCGAGGAGTTCCTGTCGGCCCAGTTGGCCGACCTCGAAGCCGCCAAGGCCGATCTGCTGCAGGTCATCAAGGAGATCGACGACGCGGCGACCGAGGAATTCCTGCTGGCCTTCGAGCGCATGCAGACGGAGTTCCAGGGGATGTTCGAGCGCCTCTTCGGCGGCGGCACTACCGAGCTGAAGCTGACCAACCCTGAGAGCCCGCTGGATTCGGGCGTCGATGTCATCGTCCAGGTGCCCGGCAAGCGGCAGCAGAACCTGCTGCTGCTGTCCGGTGGAGAGCGCTCCCTGACGGCCTCCGCCTTGCTCTTTGCGATGCTGCGCGTGCGGCCCTCTCCCTTTGTGGTGCTCGACGAGATCGACGCCGCTCTGGACGAGGCCAATGTCGAGCGCTTCGTGAACGTCCTGGCCGATTTCGCCGAGCAGTCGCAGTTCATCATCGTGACCCACAACCCGGCCACGATCAAGTGTGCCGATACCTTGTTCGGAATCACCATGCAAGATGCCGGTGTATCGCGGCTGATCCGGCTCGAGCTGCGTGAGTGGGAGGACTTCCTGGCGGAGGCCGAGGACCGGGTGGCTGCGGTCCATAATCCCCATGCCGGAAGCCGTGTGCTACCCACCACCACCTAG
- the galK gene encoding galactokinase encodes MAGPVQTWDGLVALARHEWTQAFPDRCGRECKVARAPGRINILGEHTDYNEGFVLPAATVQATYVAALPREDGQVRVWSAAFRAREQFSVNGLEPLNGERQWGTYIRGVVWALQEIGIPIGGLDAAIIGDLPIGAGLASSAAVEIGFAQALLQCNETTLDPTELALLCQRAENEFVGVKCGILDQFSSVFGSEGAALLIDCRSRDITTIDFGHQEAVFVVCDTRKPRGLVKSEYNARRAQCERAAAQLGVTSLRDASLEVLLSHRDSLDPDTFRRARHVVTENERVMQGVEALRSGDCARLGRLLLDSHASLRDDYEVSCDELNAMVEIACEAPGCRGARLMGAGFGGCVLALVDLDEVDRFCSQVTQRYTSRCELQGRTFVTRPSQGAGCVG; translated from the coding sequence ATGGCAGGCCCTGTACAAACCTGGGACGGACTGGTCGCACTGGCCCGTCATGAATGGACCCAAGCCTTCCCGGACCGGTGCGGACGTGAGTGCAAGGTCGCGCGTGCCCCGGGGCGCATCAACATACTCGGCGAGCACACCGACTATAACGAGGGCTTTGTGCTTCCCGCCGCAACCGTGCAGGCCACCTACGTGGCCGCCTTGCCCCGCGAGGATGGACAGGTTCGGGTATGGTCGGCGGCCTTCCGGGCACGCGAGCAGTTCAGCGTCAACGGCCTGGAGCCGCTGAACGGTGAGCGGCAGTGGGGTACCTATATTCGTGGCGTCGTTTGGGCGCTGCAGGAGATCGGAATCCCCATCGGCGGCCTGGATGCCGCGATCATCGGCGACCTGCCCATCGGCGCCGGACTGGCCTCCTCAGCCGCCGTCGAGATCGGCTTCGCCCAGGCTCTCCTGCAGTGCAACGAGACCACGCTCGACCCGACCGAGCTCGCCCTGCTATGTCAGCGGGCCGAGAACGAGTTCGTGGGCGTCAAGTGCGGGATCCTCGACCAGTTCTCCAGCGTCTTTGGCAGTGAGGGAGCAGCGCTCCTGATCGACTGCCGCAGCCGCGACATCACGACCATCGACTTCGGCCATCAGGAAGCTGTCTTTGTGGTGTGTGATACCCGCAAGCCCCGGGGCTTGGTGAAGTCGGAGTACAACGCCCGCCGGGCTCAGTGCGAGCGAGCTGCCGCGCAGTTGGGCGTCACCTCGCTTCGCGACGCTTCCCTGGAGGTGCTCCTGAGCCATCGCGACAGCCTCGACCCCGACACCTTCCGCCGGGCGCGCCACGTGGTGACGGAAAACGAGCGTGTCATGCAGGGCGTCGAGGCGCTCCGGAGTGGTGACTGCGCCCGTCTGGGCCGGTTGCTCCTCGACTCGCACGCCAGTCTGCGCGACGACTACGAGGTCAGTTGCGACGAGCTCAATGCGATGGTGGAGATCGCCTGCGAGGCGCCGGGGTGCCGAGGCGCCCGGCTGATGGGTGCCGGCTTCGGTGGCTGCGTCCTGGCACTGGTTGACCTGGATGAGGTGGACCGGTTCTGCTCGCAGGTCACCCAACGATATACCTCACGGTGTGAGCTTCAGGGCCGCACCTTCGTGACCCGCCCGTCACAGGGCGCCGGATGTGTGGGGTAG
- the ilvD gene encoding dihydroxy-acid dehydratase, whose product MRSDQAKSGLTQAPSRALLYACGFTPDQVKGLHIGIADSSSDIVPGHVGMQMLVQHVMLGIAAGGGAPMRFGIPAICDGIAMGHRGMFYSLPSRELIADSVESMAEAHALDGLVLVSNCDKITPGMLMAAGRLDIPCIVVTAGPMYSGRLEGRRLDLVKDTFEAVGRAQAGVISEEDVERLAMEACPGCGSCQGLYTANTMACVTEALGMSLPGCGTALAGQAQKMRIGYDSGVRICELVRQGITTRQIITEPAIRNAIRIDMALGGSTNTCLHIPAVAHEAGVDIPLEVFDEISKATPQIAYLRPAGEHMMEDFHWAGGVQGALSVLKDSLDDAPTVSGKTVRQLVAEARVINSDVIRSLDNVYRPEGGIAVLRGNVCPDGAVVKQSAVSPDMRKFHGKALCFDGEEQAMEAIMAGKITDGSWVIVRYEGPKGGPGMREMLNATAALTGMGKESSVALLTDGRFSGGTRGPCIGHISPEAAEGGPLALVQDGDEISLDLDARKIELHVDDAELARRKANWVAPAPKVTKGWLGRYARLVKSAATGGVMES is encoded by the coding sequence ATGCGTAGCGACCAAGCCAAATCCGGTCTGACGCAGGCGCCGAGTAGGGCCTTGCTATACGCCTGCGGCTTCACGCCCGACCAGGTCAAGGGCCTCCACATCGGCATCGCCGACAGCTCGTCGGACATCGTCCCCGGGCACGTGGGGATGCAGATGCTTGTCCAGCACGTCATGCTCGGGATCGCCGCCGGTGGTGGCGCCCCGATGCGCTTCGGCATCCCGGCAATCTGTGACGGCATCGCCATGGGCCACAGGGGCATGTTCTACTCCCTGCCCTCCCGTGAGCTCATCGCCGACTCGGTGGAGAGCATGGCCGAGGCCCACGCCCTCGACGGTCTGGTTCTCGTCAGCAACTGCGACAAGATCACCCCGGGCATGCTGATGGCTGCGGGACGCCTCGACATCCCCTGCATCGTCGTCACCGCCGGTCCGATGTACTCCGGTCGGCTCGAAGGCCGCCGTCTGGACCTCGTCAAGGACACCTTTGAGGCTGTCGGACGGGCGCAGGCCGGCGTCATCAGCGAGGAGGACGTCGAGCGTCTTGCCATGGAAGCGTGCCCCGGCTGCGGATCGTGCCAGGGCCTTTACACCGCCAACACCATGGCCTGCGTCACCGAGGCCCTGGGTATGAGCCTGCCGGGTTGCGGTACTGCTCTCGCCGGTCAGGCCCAGAAGATGCGGATCGGCTACGACAGCGGCGTGCGCATCTGCGAGCTCGTCCGCCAGGGCATCACGACCCGCCAGATCATCACTGAGCCCGCCATCCGCAACGCCATCCGCATTGATATGGCCCTGGGCGGCTCGACGAACACCTGCCTGCACATCCCGGCCGTCGCTCACGAGGCCGGCGTGGATATCCCGCTGGAAGTCTTCGACGAGATCAGCAAGGCTACGCCGCAGATCGCCTACCTGCGCCCCGCCGGGGAGCACATGATGGAGGACTTCCACTGGGCCGGTGGCGTTCAGGGTGCCCTGAGCGTGCTCAAGGACTCGCTGGACGATGCCCCGACCGTTAGTGGCAAGACCGTCAGGCAGCTCGTCGCCGAGGCCAGGGTCATCAACTCCGACGTTATCCGCTCGCTGGACAACGTCTACCGCCCGGAAGGCGGGATTGCCGTCCTGCGTGGCAACGTCTGCCCCGACGGCGCCGTGGTGAAGCAGTCGGCGGTAAGCCCGGATATGCGCAAGTTCCACGGCAAGGCCCTCTGCTTTGACGGCGAGGAGCAGGCCATGGAGGCCATCATGGCCGGGAAGATCACCGACGGCTCCTGGGTCATCGTTCGCTACGAAGGCCCGAAGGGTGGTCCCGGCATGCGCGAGATGCTCAACGCGACCGCGGCCCTGACCGGCATGGGCAAGGAAAGCTCGGTAGCCCTGCTCACCGACGGACGGTTCAGTGGCGGCACCCGTGGGCCCTGCATCGGCCACATCTCCCCGGAGGCCGCTGAGGGCGGTCCGCTGGCCCTGGTCCAGGATGGCGACGAGATCAGCCTCGACCTGGATGCCCGCAAGATCGAGCTGCACGTGGACGACGCCGAGCTGGCCCGCCGCAAGGCCAACTGGGTCGCCCCGGCCCCCAAGGTCACGAAGGGCTGGCTCGGACGCTACGCACGTCTGGTCAAGAGCGCTGCGACCGGCGGAGTCATGGAGTCCTAA
- the ilvB gene encoding biosynthetic-type acetolactate synthase large subunit gives MSNRTFTGADGMLRVFEEEGVDVIFGFPGGSVIPIYDKIYHAVAEGRIRHILPRHEQGGIHAADGYARSTGKVGVMVATSGPGAMNLVTGLATAYMDSVPIVAVTGQVKTSAIGKDAFQEADTIGVTMPVTKHNYLVKSVADLPEITREAFYIARTGRPGPVVIDVPFDVSAGPCNWVDAPRKEIPGYAPPGKGDPEAIRKAAEMISKAERPILYVGGGIIAADAAPLLKELAEKANLFVVHTMMGKGAFPETHDLSMGMPGMHGMAYGSHALQHAGLIIAIGARFDDRVTGDPTKFAPEAEVIHIDIDPAEINKVRRAQVAIVGNARLVLEELLPQIQPRQPGEWEAHLREWRAAHQLSYNADPEDGVSPQYVIEQLWEATRGEAIVCTEVGQHQMWAAQYYRCQFPRQFISSGGLGTMGFGFPAAIGAQVGNPGKVCVDIAGDGSIQMCIQELATAVINKLPVKVVILNNGYLGMVRQWQDLFYGKRYSGVDLTGNPDFVKLAEAYGATGYLVTDKSQVRPTLEKSLEITDRPCVIDVRTPPEENVFPMIPAGATFADMMETAPVGI, from the coding sequence ATGAGCAACCGCACCTTCACCGGCGCCGATGGGATGCTGAGGGTCTTCGAAGAGGAAGGCGTGGACGTGATCTTCGGCTTCCCCGGTGGGTCCGTCATTCCCATCTACGACAAGATCTATCACGCGGTGGCCGAGGGCCGAATCCGCCACATCCTGCCGCGCCATGAGCAGGGCGGCATCCATGCTGCCGACGGCTATGCGCGCTCGACGGGCAAGGTCGGCGTAATGGTCGCCACCAGTGGCCCCGGCGCGATGAACCTGGTGACGGGCCTGGCAACCGCCTATATGGATTCGGTACCGATCGTCGCCGTCACCGGTCAGGTCAAGACCTCGGCCATCGGCAAGGACGCCTTCCAGGAGGCCGACACGATCGGCGTCACGATGCCGGTGACCAAGCACAACTACCTGGTCAAGAGCGTGGCCGACCTTCCGGAGATCACCCGAGAGGCCTTCTACATCGCCCGCACGGGGCGTCCCGGACCGGTGGTCATCGACGTGCCCTTCGATGTCAGCGCCGGTCCCTGCAACTGGGTTGATGCCCCGCGTAAGGAGATCCCCGGCTATGCACCGCCCGGCAAGGGTGACCCGGAGGCCATCCGCAAGGCCGCCGAGATGATCTCCAAGGCGGAGAGGCCGATCCTGTACGTGGGTGGCGGAATCATCGCTGCCGACGCCGCTCCCCTGCTGAAGGAACTCGCCGAGAAGGCCAACCTCTTCGTGGTTCACACCATGATGGGCAAAGGCGCCTTCCCCGAGACCCATGACCTGTCCATGGGGATGCCGGGCATGCACGGGATGGCCTACGGGAGCCATGCGCTCCAGCACGCGGGCCTGATCATCGCCATCGGCGCACGCTTCGATGACCGCGTTACCGGCGACCCGACCAAGTTTGCACCTGAGGCCGAGGTCATCCACATCGACATCGACCCCGCCGAGATCAACAAGGTCCGGCGGGCGCAGGTTGCGATCGTCGGCAATGCTCGCCTCGTGCTCGAGGAGCTCCTGCCGCAGATCCAGCCCCGTCAGCCGGGAGAGTGGGAAGCGCACCTGCGCGAGTGGCGTGCCGCCCATCAGCTCTCCTACAACGCAGACCCGGAGGACGGCGTCTCGCCGCAGTACGTCATCGAGCAACTCTGGGAAGCGACGAGGGGCGAAGCGATCGTCTGCACCGAAGTCGGTCAGCACCAGATGTGGGCCGCGCAGTACTACCGCTGCCAGTTCCCGCGCCAGTTCATCTCCAGCGGCGGCCTCGGCACGATGGGCTTCGGCTTCCCGGCGGCCATCGGTGCGCAGGTCGGCAACCCGGGCAAGGTCTGCGTGGACATTGCCGGCGACGGCTCCATTCAGATGTGCATCCAGGAACTGGCAACCGCCGTCATCAACAAGCTGCCGGTCAAGGTGGTCATCCTCAACAACGGCTACCTGGGGATGGTGCGCCAGTGGCAGGACCTCTTCTACGGCAAGCGCTACAGCGGCGTTGACCTGACCGGCAACCCGGACTTCGTCAAGCTCGCCGAGGCCTACGGCGCAACGGGATACCTGGTGACAGACAAGTCGCAGGTGCGGCCGACGCTGGAGAAGTCCCTGGAGATCACCGACCGGCCGTGCGTCATCGACGTTCGCACGCCGCCGGAAGAGAACGTGTTCCCGATGATTCCGGCCGGCGCGACCTTCGCAGACATGATGGAAACCGCGCCCGTGGGCATCTAG
- the ilvB gene encoding biosynthetic-type acetolactate synthase large subunit: MSEATFFGADAVIKVLESEQVDVIFGFPGAAVIPIYDRLYHAEAEGRIHHVLTRHEQGAVHAADGYARATGKVGVCIATSGPGAMNLITGIATAYMDSVPLVALTGQVRTGIIGKDAFQEADTFGVTMPITKHNYLVKDAGRLAEVLREAFYIARTGRPGPVLVDIPVDLTNTPCEWHEDGHKQIPGYNPPGKGDPEALRQAAELISKAERPVLYVGGGVIASGASDLVRQLAEKASLYTVHTLMAKGAFPEDHELSMGMPGMHGTAYATHAMHHAGLIISVGARFDDRVTGDPSKFAPEAEVIHIDIDPAEINKVRRARVGIVGDAREVLEELLPLVKPRRPGEWEAHLKEWRADHPLSYNADPEDGVSPQYVIEQLWEATKGEAVVCTEVGQHQMWAAQYYRCRYPRQFISSGGLGTMGYGFPAAIGAQIGCPDRTVVDIAGDGSIQMCIQELATAVIQKLPVKIVILNNGYLGMVRQWQDLFYGKRYSGVDLSGNPDFVKLAEAYSAAGFLVTDKAQVRPTLDKAMQITDRPCLIDVHTPPEENVFPMIPAGKTFEDMMETAPVGV; the protein is encoded by the coding sequence ATGTCTGAGGCGACCTTCTTCGGCGCAGATGCCGTCATCAAGGTCCTGGAGAGCGAGCAGGTGGACGTCATCTTCGGCTTCCCCGGAGCGGCGGTCATCCCCATCTACGACCGCCTCTACCATGCCGAGGCCGAGGGCAGGATCCACCACGTACTCACTCGTCATGAGCAGGGCGCCGTCCATGCTGCGGACGGCTATGCGCGGGCGACCGGCAAGGTCGGCGTATGCATCGCCACCAGCGGCCCCGGCGCGATGAACCTGATAACCGGCATCGCCACGGCCTACATGGACTCGGTTCCCCTGGTCGCCCTTACCGGCCAGGTGCGCACCGGGATCATCGGTAAGGACGCCTTCCAGGAGGCCGATACCTTCGGCGTCACGATGCCGATTACCAAACACAACTACCTGGTGAAGGATGCCGGCAGACTCGCGGAGGTGCTGCGCGAAGCCTTCTACATCGCTCGCACAGGCCGGCCGGGACCGGTGCTGGTCGATATCCCCGTGGATCTCACCAACACTCCTTGCGAGTGGCACGAGGATGGGCACAAGCAGATTCCCGGCTACAACCCGCCGGGCAAGGGTGACCCCGAGGCACTCCGCCAGGCAGCCGAGCTGATCTCGAAGGCCGAGCGCCCGGTTCTGTACGTCGGCGGCGGCGTGATCGCCTCCGGCGCGTCAGACCTCGTGCGGCAACTCGCCGAGAAGGCCAGCCTGTACACGGTGCACACCCTGATGGCGAAGGGCGCCTTCCCTGAGGACCACGAGCTATCCATGGGCATGCCCGGGATGCACGGGACCGCCTACGCCACTCACGCGATGCATCACGCGGGGCTCATCATCTCGGTCGGCGCACGCTTCGACGACCGTGTCACCGGCGACCCGAGCAAGTTCGCTCCTGAGGCCGAGGTCATCCACATCGATATCGACCCCGCCGAGATCAACAAGGTCCGTCGGGCACGGGTCGGAATCGTCGGAGACGCCCGCGAAGTCCTGGAGGAGCTCTTGCCGCTCGTGAAGCCGCGCCGACCTGGTGAGTGGGAAGCGCACCTCAAGGAGTGGCGTGCCGATCATCCGCTCAGCTACAACGCCGATCCGGAGGACGGCGTCTCGCCGCAGTACGTCATCGAGCAACTCTGGGAAGCCACGAAGGGCGAAGCCGTCGTCTGTACCGAGGTCGGTCAGCACCAGATGTGGGCCGCCCAGTACTACCGATGCCGATACCCGCGCCAGTTCATCAGCAGCGGCGGCCTGGGGACGATGGGCTATGGGTTTCCCGCAGCCATCGGCGCACAGATCGGGTGCCCGGACAGGACCGTGGTAGACATCGCCGGTGACGGTTCGATCCAGATGTGCATCCAGGAACTGGCGACCGCCGTCATCCAGAAGCTGCCGGTCAAGATTGTCATTCTCAACAACGGCTACCTGGGAATGGTGCGGCAGTGGCAGGACCTGTTCTATGGCAAGCGCTATAGTGGCGTCGACCTGAGCGGCAATCCGGATTTCGTCAAGCTTGCCGAGGCCTACAGTGCTGCCGGTTTCCTGGTCACCGACAAGGCGCAAGTGCGGCCGACGCTGGACAAGGCGATGCAGATCACGGATCGGCCCTGCCTGATCGACGTTCACACGCCGCCCGAGGAGAACGTGTTCCCGATGATCCCGGCCGGCAAGACCTTTGAGGACATGATGGAGACCGCCCCGGTCGGGGTGTAG
- the ilvN gene encoding acetolactate synthase small subunit yields the protein MKHTISARVENKPGVLARMSGLFARRGFNIDSLAVSTTEDPGVSRMTITVTGDEFTLEQICNQLVKLVDVIEVVDHTNDAYVDRELCLCKVCCDAQTRHDIIDLCNIFRADVVDVGNETLILQITGDEDKIDAFVRTMEQFGVREMVRTGKILLVRGVQRT from the coding sequence ATGAAACACACCATCTCAGCCAGGGTCGAGAACAAGCCGGGCGTGTTGGCGCGGATGTCCGGGCTGTTCGCTCGCCGTGGCTTCAACATCGACAGCCTGGCCGTCAGTACCACCGAGGACCCGGGCGTGTCTCGCATGACGATCACGGTCACCGGCGACGAGTTCACGCTGGAGCAGATCTGCAACCAACTGGTCAAGCTAGTGGACGTAATCGAGGTCGTTGACCACACCAACGACGCCTACGTGGACCGCGAACTGTGCTTGTGCAAGGTCTGCTGCGACGCCCAGACTCGCCACGACATCATCGACCTGTGCAACATCTTCCGCGCGGACGTGGTCGATGTCGGCAACGAGACCCTGATCCTGCAGATCACCGGCGACGAGGACAAGATTGACGCCTTCGTTCGCACGATGGAGCAGTTCGGTGTCCGTGAGATGGTCCGCACGGGCAAGATTCTCCTGGTCCGAGGAGTGCAGCGAACCTAG